The sequence tccataaaCAACTTATTTTTATCAGTCATGATCATTAAATTCAGAAAATATTAGAGCATGAAAGGTTCCATAAGAGATATTTTGACCGTAAAAggtgatctttttttttataagaaacaACCTTTCATTGATAGGAAATCAATACTAAAGGTGGAGGAGAGAAATCGATAAGAAATCCtcaaaagaaccaaaaatacataagaacataaagaaaataataaagactTATAAACGCATTGACCACCGGACCAAACCGATCTCGGCATGGCCACTCTTGGCTactaaattattttgtgaagaaATTTTTGTTCATCAGGCTCCAAATTTCCTGGAAAGTTCTGCCACACCCTATAATAAAATTCTTTCCTCATCTCATGAGAAgtaacaaaacagaaaaatatttctaaGCGTTATGCATCTGAATTTACCTCAAGTTGCATAATTTCGCATACAAGGCTAAGATCTGCAATGGATGGTTGACGACCACCCAGCAGGAAGCGTCCATTCCCCTTGAGCCAAACAGTCTCTATTTTTGACAAAGATGAAGACAGAAGTTTCCTAGCTTCTGCAGCGGCTTGTGGGTTCATTTGAATTCCGAGCACAGGCCCAAGTACAGTATTTTGAACATACGTAGCTGAAATTCATAGCACCAATATGAAGAAATTAACCCACAGATGAGGGAATACTaggcaaaatttgatattcCATATGTTTTAAGTGAATGCAGTGATGAAGGAGATTCCACAACACAATAACAATCAATCACATTATATGATTATTTAATGCCAACTAGAGTTACAAAATAGCCTTCCCAAAAATTTAATGCTAGGACATTACTGCAAACACTGATCCTCTACCTATATGGATTAATGTAATTGAAGGGATCCATCATCATTTACGGTTATCCTTAACCTCATTTCCATGCACCAAGAATAATTACaacaaaagaaaagcaaaaactaCTTAAAAATTAGATATgaccccaaaaagaaaaaaaacgaaaaacaaaaaacaagacaAAAACGAAGATTACTTGCACCGCGGCGTAAGTTAGAGTGATGCCAATCCAACACTGAGTTAATTTTAGCTCTCCTAAAGAGATCAGCAGGATACCTGAATAAACGAACAGGAAAGTTACAAGACTTAAAAAGTAGTATAGATTTGATATATTCAagttaagaataaaataaaataagatattaaaatatatgaatgaTCTTGCAAATTACAATTGATGGGTGCACATTCCCATCTAATCTACTCAGAAATTAGAATCATGTTAAAGAGAGTGCATTTAGCTGCGGTAAGCATATTGGTTGCTCGGCTTGTCTAATTTTCTTCTATATACTTTAACATGAAGAGTCTACTAAACCTCATTTTATTTCAAGTAAAGGAACAAGTTAAGTAACCAAAGGAACTGTATGTTTTCTTCATACTGTTATGTAATGAGATCAATTTGCTACTATAGAGAAACAGAGTAACACCACAGAATTTTAAGAGCCTTTGTTGGCAGAAAGAATAACCACAATAAAGAAGTAACTGAACTTACCAATGATCTAAGACCCCAGGAAATGCACAAGCAATGTAGATGAGAATTGAATGACTGTAAAAAATTTTAGACGAAGTAATTTGGTCAATAAAGTTTCTAAAGTAGGAGATCATACTAAAACACAAAAAAGGTTGCAAGAAGCAGCACTTGTTCTGCATATTTGCATAATTACAAACCTGAACATCAAATGCCAAGTTATTAGATGTCATCCGCAATAAATACCATACACAAACCAACCATTTACGGTTCGATAAATGGCCTTTATAACTTGAAAAGTAATGCAAAGGCATATAAACAATATTGAAGTGCTGATTAACAGCAAAAACTCAAATCACCGGGAAAACAAAGCAGCTTTGTATAAGTTGTTCAAAACAGAACTacattatcaatattttaatcTAATAAAACCACATAGAAGACCCCTGGTTATGAAGTTCCAAGCAGTAGGTGACGTAAACCAACCCAACTATATTATAATATCCTGAACAAGCTGACTGGATAAAAGCTCTTTTACACTTGCTTTAGAAAAGAAGTATTGGCCAATGATGAGTGAACGTCCAAGTCAGTTGAATATACTAACAGAAATATGATCATATGAAATTAGGAAACAGtaaaacaagtaaataaataaaagtctttCACAATGTTAACCTCTTAAACATCCTTACATATTCTCATGTACTATGACATCCCATATACAAACAAAACATCTACCaagaaaattaccaaaaaacaaaaaatccagGAATTCGAAATTGGGGGGGGAATATTTTACAAATACCTTTCAAACAGCCTAAATCTTCCATCAACAATAGCAGGAACTTGTGCCATAGGGTTTATTTCTGAAGTTAGATAGAAACAGAAGGaccgaaagaaaaaaaacaaaagtttaggTCAATATTGAGAATCAAATATAAGACACCATGATGCCTCTTACTTACCTCCACTGTAGGGGCACCATAAACATGCATTCATAttttctacatatattgtaAGGACTATGGAATGCCTTCATGGACATCAACAATCAATACTACTTGCATAATTTAAGGTTTCCCCAACTGCAAAATCATTTATTTGCATGTGCTTTGAAAAACCCATTTCATCAATTGGATTTTCAGTTTGACTAACACAATTTTGCTATCATTAACCTCCAACTACAAGACCCCACTtcacccaaatatatataaaaaaaattaaaaacaaaaaggtacAAGGGGGTGAAAGGCCAAACCTTTGAATTCAGGGGACAAGTGCTGGCGTTTGGAAATGTCTAGTTTGATCTCCTCAAAGTCTATACCATTAActctatcaaaaaaataaataaacaacccAATTTTAGCAAATCGTATATTAAAGAACAGAAAATCTatatactgaaaaaaaaaaaaaaaaaaaaaaaaagaagaagaagaagaagaagaagaagaagaattactTGCAGAAGATTATAACTGCCCGCGATGGCTGGGACAACCTATCTGCATAAACTTTGAGCTTCATAGTATTAGTTTTCCTATTTTCCATTGTGTAAAAATGTTTCCCCTTAGTATCAGTCTGTTTGTGGGATTTGTTAGTGGCAGTGTTTTCTGACTTCGTCTATGATCTTATTCTTATCCGTTCTCATGGAGAAGACATACCCACACTCAAGGCCAAGTTGGAAAATTCTTGATCTTTGatttaaagaattaataataaataacgcattggtaaaaaaaaactaaccaataaaaaaaataaaaaataaaaattcattggtAAAAATAACAAGTAATATCCGTTTAACCTGATTAAAAAGCATATTTAATACATCTATAAAACTTCAcaattatacaaaattaaacaaaaaaagaaaaactagtcTCATACACATATTCATTTCttgtcataaaataaaaataaaaaactaaaaacataattgaaaacatataactataatatctatatatatatatatatatatatataaaataaattatatttctttccTCCTAAAACTCTCCTCAAATaggtttatattataaattagagtttttttttattattattatatacaataaaattatcaaaaatattaattcttaatttatgAAACGGTTTTTAACAAGTCTTAACAGGTTTGACTTGTTTTGGCCCCGACAAATGAGGTAGGGCTAGACCATAACGATGATAATTTCATCTGGATTCGTTGTTAATGGTTATGTGTTATTTTGCCAAGTCCGTACAAAACTTTCACAAAAACTCTActtagataaattattattgattttgcttttttgggttttaaaaaattgttttttctctttttatcttAGAAATGTTCAAAATTAAGACTTCttccaaaaaatggaaaataagctTACAAGAAgtccaattttcttttaatgaataTATTACTTTCCAATTATATCTTTATATTCCTTTAGAAAGTTACAAAACTACCTGACaaatcaaaatctttatttCCATCCAAACATTCAACAATTTTTGAATGAAAGCTCCTTCTAATAAATCTAACtcattattcataaaaaatttactacAAAAATTCTATCTAATagtaattttgtttgaaaaaatagtGATTTTATCGTTAGgttttatacaaatataataaagatctaaaaattaaaccatttaaattaataatattcaaaataacaataaataaacagtACCATATAGTAAGAATTATAATGTTAACTAATAATGCAGGTGTCACTCGGTGGCAACAACTACCCTTGAAAAACTCattatcaaaagaaaagaaaaagaaaaaccaccCTTGAAAAACatagcaaataaaaaagaaaaagaacatacAGTCGAATATTTACTCATAAGACAATATAAAAGTTTGGTAGTATTTTCCAGCGACTTTATTAACCCTAAGGTGaattatttatggatttatAGAACAATATATTAATGCATTTAAACTCAagccattaaaaataaaacaaaaaaatgattaagaaaaaaatttttttttttcaatcatgaCATAGCGGAGGAGAGATTGATATCCAAATTAAGGATTGAGTCATATGCCTATGAGTATAGGCAAAGAaagttatgataattttttataatgtatGTGAATTTGGTTATATCTAAAAATAGGTTTTGTTACTTATCATTATTAATAGCTGTTATTGGTGAGACCGTATAGAGTTGACACAACATCAGTTAATTAGTTCGTTAAAactaaatatctatataaatatatatatatatatatatatagcatttgTTAATTAGACATTTATTGGTTAAACTGTTACTAAACTATAAGACTCATTGGTCATGTATTATTAGTAGTGCTTGGGGTATtaaaatgtgagttttattatttgttattaacgGTGTcccttataattttatatagtaaattttaattaaaataattttattattttttattttaaaattttaaaaataaattttttaatgttaatcatttaaattattatttggcatataaattttacataattatttCCCAATGATAACAGATaacattttttctaaaaaattcagCAAATAGTTTGCCAAATAATATGACAAAGATaatatgtcatttttttattagttgacaaatatatataactaaaataagaataaattaatCATTTAAGAAATAAGTATAACCaaataataaaccaataaaataatatcatggcataatattatagtat comes from Ziziphus jujuba cultivar Dongzao chromosome 6, ASM3175591v1 and encodes:
- the LOC107429902 gene encoding glutathione S-transferase T1 produces the protein MENRKTNTMKLKVYADRLSQPSRAVIIFCKVNGIDFEEIKLDISKRQHLSPEFKEINPMAQVPAIVDGRFRLFESHSILIYIACAFPGVLDHWYPADLFRRAKINSVLDWHHSNLRRGATTYVQNTVLGPVLGIQMNPQAAAEARKLLSSSLSKIETVWLKGNGRFLLGGRQPSIADLSLVCEIMQLEVLDEKDHIDILGPHKKVQQWIENTRSATEPHFDEVHRLLYRAKERFQERRLKGLDSEAESSFKKVLPSKM